A genomic region of Sulfobacillus acidophilus DSM 10332 contains the following coding sequences:
- a CDS encoding acetyl-CoA carboxylase, biotin carboxylase (PFAM: Carbamoyl-phosphate synthase L chain, ATP binding domain; Biotin carboxylase C-terminal domain; Carbamoyl-phosphate synthase L chain, N-terminal domain~TIGRFAM: acetyl-CoA carboxylase, biotin carboxylase subunit~COGs: COG4770 Acetyl/propionyl-CoA carboxylase alpha subunit~InterPro IPR004549:IPR005481:IPR005479:IPR005482~KEGG: tmr:Tmar_2260 biotin carboxylase; acetyl-CoA carboxylase carboxyltransferase subunit alpha~PFAM: Carbamoyl phosphate synthetase, large subunit, ATP-binding; Carbamoyl phosphate synthase, large subunit, N-terminal; Biotin carboxylase, C-terminal~PRIAM: Pyruvate carboxylase~SPTR: Biotin carboxylase ;acetyl-CoA carboxylase carboxyltransferase subunit alpha;~TIGRFAM: Acetyl-CoA carboxylase, biotin carboxylase) has product MFNKILVANRGEIAIRVMRAARELGVKTVAVYSDADKDAPHVAYADEAYPIGPAPATLSYLHIPNIINAAVHTGAEAIHPGYGFLSENDHFARICETWGLVFIGPPAEAIEKMGIKAEARRMMQEAGVPVVPGTEGTVSDMEEAQRVAEAIGYPILVKASFGGGGRGIRIVENSSELAEAIERASREAKSAFGNGEVYLEKYLDNPRHIEIQVIADKHGNIVTLGERESSLQRRRQKVLEEAPSAGMTETLRRQMSQAAAQAARAVNYSSAGTLEFLLDKSGQFYFMEMNTRVQVEHPCTEMVTGVDIVKEQIRVAAGLPLSITQEQVEMRGWSIECRINAEDPAQQFRPSPGTVTVWEEPGGPWVRVDAAARAGYVVQPFYDSLLAKLVVWGRDRAEAIARMRRALDEFHVEGVATTIPLHRQLMEDEAFQAGDIHINFLAERIKGA; this is encoded by the coding sequence GTGTTCAACAAAATTTTAGTGGCTAACCGTGGGGAAATTGCGATTCGAGTCATGCGGGCGGCTCGCGAACTGGGAGTAAAAACAGTGGCGGTTTATTCCGACGCGGACAAGGACGCGCCTCATGTGGCCTACGCCGACGAAGCGTATCCCATCGGGCCGGCGCCGGCGACCTTAAGCTACTTGCATATTCCTAACATTATTAATGCAGCGGTACATACCGGGGCCGAAGCGATTCATCCGGGCTACGGCTTTCTTTCCGAGAACGACCACTTTGCGCGAATTTGTGAAACGTGGGGGTTGGTCTTTATTGGCCCGCCGGCCGAGGCGATCGAAAAAATGGGCATCAAAGCCGAAGCGCGGCGGATGATGCAAGAAGCCGGGGTACCGGTGGTTCCGGGTACCGAAGGCACCGTCTCTGACATGGAAGAGGCTCAGCGGGTGGCCGAAGCCATTGGCTACCCGATTTTGGTCAAGGCTTCGTTTGGCGGGGGCGGGCGCGGCATTCGTATTGTGGAAAACTCCTCCGAATTGGCGGAAGCGATTGAACGGGCCAGCCGGGAAGCCAAGTCGGCGTTTGGAAACGGCGAAGTCTATTTGGAAAAGTATCTTGACAATCCCCGGCATATCGAAATCCAGGTGATAGCCGACAAACACGGCAATATCGTCACGTTGGGCGAACGGGAGAGCTCGTTGCAACGGCGTCGGCAAAAAGTGTTGGAAGAGGCGCCGTCCGCCGGGATGACGGAAACTTTACGCCGGCAAATGAGCCAAGCTGCCGCACAAGCGGCGCGCGCGGTCAATTATTCCAGTGCCGGCACGTTAGAATTTTTGCTGGACAAGTCTGGTCAGTTTTATTTTATGGAAATGAATACCCGGGTTCAGGTCGAGCATCCCTGCACCGAGATGGTGACCGGGGTGGATATCGTGAAAGAACAGATTCGGGTAGCGGCCGGTCTGCCTCTCTCCATTACGCAGGAGCAAGTGGAAATGCGCGGCTGGAGTATCGAATGTCGCATCAATGCCGAAGATCCCGCTCAGCAATTTCGTCCAAGTCCGGGGACGGTGACCGTGTGGGAGGAACCGGGCGGTCCTTGGGTGCGGGTAGACGCGGCGGCGCGGGCCGGTTATGTGGTGCAGCCGTTCTATGATTCGTTGTTGGCCAAGTTGGTGGTGTGGGGACGGGATCGCGCGGAAGCCATTGCGCGTATGCGGCGCGCGTTGGACGAATTCCATGTGGAAGGCGTGGCGACGACGATTCCCTTGCATCGGCAATTAATGGAAGACGAAGCGTTCCAAGCCGGGGATATTCACATTAATTTTCTGGCGGAACGCATTAAAGGGGCTTAA
- a CDS encoding peptidase M22 glycoprotease (PFAM: Glycoprotease family~TIGRFAM: metallohydrolase, glycoprotease/Kae1 family~COGs: COG0533 Metal-dependent protease with possible chaperone activity~InterPro IPR000905~KEGG: mta:Moth_1520 O-sialoglycoprotein endopeptidase~PFAM: Peptidase M22, glycoprotease~SPTR: O-sialoglycoprotein endopeptidase) has product MNNPAVALGIDTSAYTTSVAVYGAEGLVAEARQILPVPQGQRGLRPSEAVFYHVRHLPRLLEQLMPVITGRPVAVVAASIRPRPLPSSYLPPFTVGEGWGRSLALAWAVPFRPTSHQEGHIQAGLVGAGWQAREPFWALHLSGGTTELLRVTPDFPGFRIEWAGGSDDLYAGQFIDRIGVRLGLPFPAGPQVEALAKSLDGEPAPVPVSMPRLIEGAWRVSFSGPLTAAERLLQQGYTPAQVARGVELALARTISRWIRRATAPASLLLVGGVAANGFLRHHLRETLPDYSLHVAPPELSRDNAVGVAALGWRSLTQPGED; this is encoded by the coding sequence GTGAATAATCCGGCTGTGGCATTAGGGATTGATACCAGCGCCTACACCACGTCGGTGGCGGTTTACGGCGCGGAGGGGCTCGTCGCCGAGGCCCGACAAATCTTGCCGGTACCCCAAGGGCAGCGGGGGCTCCGGCCGTCGGAGGCCGTTTTTTATCATGTGCGTCATTTGCCCCGTTTGTTGGAACAACTGATGCCCGTGATTACCGGGCGTCCGGTCGCGGTGGTCGCCGCGTCTATCCGACCGCGTCCCCTGCCGTCGTCTTATTTGCCGCCGTTCACGGTCGGCGAAGGATGGGGTCGATCGTTGGCGCTTGCGTGGGCGGTTCCCTTTCGGCCCACCAGTCATCAGGAAGGACATATCCAGGCGGGACTGGTGGGAGCGGGGTGGCAGGCCCGCGAACCGTTTTGGGCGCTTCATCTATCGGGAGGTACCACGGAATTGTTACGGGTGACCCCCGATTTTCCCGGGTTTCGGATTGAATGGGCCGGGGGCAGCGATGACTTATATGCCGGGCAGTTTATAGACCGGATAGGGGTTCGCCTGGGCTTGCCGTTTCCGGCCGGACCGCAGGTCGAGGCGCTGGCGAAAAGCCTGGACGGGGAACCGGCTCCGGTCCCGGTGAGTATGCCCCGATTGATTGAGGGGGCCTGGCGGGTGAGTTTTTCCGGGCCTCTGACGGCGGCCGAACGGCTGTTACAACAAGGTTATACACCGGCTCAGGTGGCTCGTGGGGTAGAGTTGGCGTTGGCCCGGACGATCTCGCGCTGGATTCGGCGCGCAACGGCTCCCGCCTCCTTGCTTTTGGTGGGCGGAGTGGCCGCTAACGGCTTTTTGCGCCATCATTTACGCGAGACGTTACCGGATTATTCCCTCCATGTCGCGCCGCCCGAACTCAGTCGCGATAACGCGGTCGGCGTGGCGGCATTGGGATGGCGGTCGCTGACGCAGCCGGGGGAGGATTAA
- a CDS encoding Sporulation stage III protein AF (PFAM: Stage III sporulation protein AF (Spore_III_AF)~TIGRFAM: stage III sporulation protein AF~InterPro IPR014245~KEGG: amt:Amet_2497 sporulation stage III, protein AF~PFAM: Sporulation stage III, protein AF~SPTR: Sporulation stage III, protein AF), which produces MSSIAEWVRTLIVVVLLGNLVEFLLPKSDMKRYAGLVVGLVILAVMLAPVSRWVSALEHAGTPLALESWTNTGPGFRQVTINEELHQAEAIVLTYPGVRQCRITETGTGRFRATIAVVGSVPPSTLQQYVADAIQVTTGAPASVEVIRSRMPAS; this is translated from the coding sequence ATGAGCAGTATCGCAGAGTGGGTCCGCACTCTCATTGTGGTGGTGTTATTGGGTAATTTGGTGGAGTTTTTGTTGCCTAAAAGTGACATGAAGCGTTATGCCGGGCTGGTTGTGGGTTTGGTCATTTTAGCGGTTATGCTGGCTCCCGTATCCCGGTGGGTTTCCGCACTCGAGCATGCCGGCACCCCTTTGGCTTTGGAATCATGGACCAACACGGGGCCGGGATTTCGGCAGGTGACAATCAATGAGGAACTTCACCAAGCGGAAGCCATCGTGTTGACCTATCCCGGGGTTCGTCAATGCCGGATTACCGAAACGGGAACCGGGCGATTTCGCGCGACCATCGCCGTCGTCGGGTCGGTACCGCCCTCGACGCTACAGCAGTATGTGGCTGATGCAATTCAAGTGACGACTGGGGCGCCGGCCTCGGTCGAGGTGATCCGCTCGCGGATGCCCGCATCTTAA
- a CDS encoding hypothetical protein (TIGRFAM: stage III sporulation protein AG~KEGG: chy:CHY_2001 putative sporulation protein~SPTR: Putative sporulation protein): MNVREWWTKFIETDRPGLVRLLLIGGLGVALLAFGNFGVPRPSPPSTNASTTPHLAETPLSQQEAMVSAQLTGILEAIPGVRQVSAAVTLTRSIQSQYVSSSGGGNGTSPVVVSNQNGESVVPLDQVGPAIGGVVIVSPSAANPLLRAEMAQAVETLLQIQPYQVLVLPTAPTP; the protein is encoded by the coding sequence ATGAATGTCCGTGAATGGTGGACGAAGTTTATCGAGACCGATCGCCCCGGGCTGGTGCGTTTGCTTCTGATTGGCGGCTTGGGAGTGGCCCTATTGGCCTTTGGCAATTTCGGGGTACCCCGTCCCTCGCCCCCGTCCACCAATGCGTCTACAACACCTCATCTGGCCGAGACGCCGTTGAGTCAGCAAGAAGCGATGGTGTCGGCCCAACTGACCGGGATTTTGGAAGCGATTCCGGGAGTCCGTCAAGTCTCGGCCGCCGTTACGCTCACCCGTAGCATCCAGTCGCAGTACGTCTCCAGTAGTGGAGGCGGAAACGGTACCAGCCCGGTGGTCGTCAGCAATCAAAACGGGGAGAGTGTGGTGCCGTTAGATCAAGTCGGCCCGGCCATCGGGGGGGTGGTGATTGTCAGTCCTTCGGCGGCGAACCCCCTCTTACGGGCGGAAATGGCCCAAGCGGTCGAAACGCTATTGCAGATTCAACCCTATCAGGTATTGGTGTTGCCGACAGCGCCGACTCCTTAA
- a CDS encoding Stage III sporulation AC family protein (PFAM: Stage III sporulation protein AC/AD protein family~TIGRFAM: stage III sporulation protein AC~InterPro IPR009570~KEGG: cdl:CDR20291_1032 stage III sporulation protein AC~PFAM: Sporulation stage III, protein AC~SPTR: Stage III sporulation protein AC), giving the protein MSGVDLILKLVGLGILVTVSYSVLERLDRKEWGQLIALAGIAVGFLLVLREVSQLFQSVRTMFNL; this is encoded by the coding sequence GTGTCGGGAGTGGATCTGATTTTAAAGCTGGTCGGACTGGGGATTTTGGTCACCGTTTCCTATAGTGTGCTGGAGCGACTGGATCGCAAAGAGTGGGGGCAATTGATTGCCCTGGCGGGTATTGCCGTGGGATTTCTCTTGGTGTTACGGGAAGTATCGCAGCTGTTTCAGTCGGTCCGGACCATGTTTAACCTGTAG
- a CDS encoding stage III sporulation protein AD (PFAM: Stage III sporulation protein AC/AD protein family~TIGRFAM: stage III sporulation protein AD~InterPro IPR014211~KEGG: nth:Nther_1710 stage III sporulation protein AD~PFAM: Sporulation stage III, protein AD~SPTR: Stage III sporulation protein AD;~TIGRFAM: Sporulation stage III, protein AD): MPELLRIIGLGLMATIVIVVLREQRAEWALLIRLGVGVALFLLLVPDLAKLLSSLIKLSELAQISGTYVALLLKVIGIAYLTMFVAHIAYDANEVGTGWRIELAGKVVILLLAVPLIASIAETILKFIPS; encoded by the coding sequence GTGCCAGAGCTCTTACGGATTATCGGGCTGGGGTTGATGGCGACCATCGTGATTGTGGTGTTACGCGAGCAACGGGCGGAGTGGGCGTTGTTAATCCGGCTCGGGGTAGGGGTCGCGTTATTCCTCCTGTTGGTGCCCGATTTGGCCAAGTTGTTGTCCAGCCTGATCAAACTTAGTGAGTTGGCCCAAATATCGGGTACCTATGTCGCCTTATTGCTGAAAGTGATTGGCATTGCCTATTTAACCATGTTTGTGGCGCACATCGCGTATGACGCAAATGAGGTGGGGACAGGATGGCGGATCGAATTGGCGGGCAAAGTGGTCATCTTATTACTGGCCGTCCCGCTGATTGCCAGCATCGCCGAAACCATTTTAAAATTTATTCCCTCCTAA
- a CDS encoding hypothetical protein (PFAM: Stage III sporulation protein AB (spore_III_AB)~TIGRFAM: stage III sporulation protein AB), with the protein MLALKVTGLVVTGGAILGITRQAGFPYRQRVRVLEEWERALARLVPLIGWRHLPLKDACRLAVKGLPMIGPYWLRMVASLDDREVDFLTAFNTMVDHLPGLWAEDRPVLQEVGRLLGQSAAVYQEALLARGLADVSRLLEEARQQSQSDGRVMPALVGAVGALLLILLL; encoded by the coding sequence ATGCTGGCGCTTAAAGTGACCGGATTGGTCGTTACCGGGGGGGCCATTTTAGGCATCACGCGGCAGGCCGGATTTCCCTATCGGCAACGGGTGCGGGTGCTGGAGGAATGGGAACGGGCATTGGCAAGATTGGTTCCGTTAATCGGGTGGCGGCATCTGCCCTTGAAAGACGCCTGCCGTTTGGCGGTCAAAGGGCTGCCGATGATCGGGCCCTATTGGCTTCGAATGGTGGCGTCGTTGGACGATCGTGAGGTGGATTTCCTGACCGCCTTTAACACGATGGTGGATCACCTACCCGGTCTTTGGGCTGAGGATAGACCGGTGTTGCAAGAAGTCGGCCGATTATTGGGACAGTCCGCCGCCGTTTATCAAGAGGCGCTATTGGCCCGGGGATTGGCCGACGTATCACGGTTATTGGAGGAAGCTCGGCAACAAAGCCAATCGGATGGACGGGTCATGCCCGCCCTGGTGGGGGCGGTCGGTGCTCTCCTCTTGATTTTATTGCTCTAA
- a CDS encoding hypothetical protein (PFAM: Type II/IV secretion system protein~TIGRFAM: stage III sporulation protein AA~COGs: COG3854 conserved hypothetical protein~KEGG: mta:Moth_1536 hypothetical protein~SPTR: Putative uncharacterized protein): MDQLPWQWLPNPWRQALMDLPHELQTSLEEVRFRLGRPVVLYGGHGWQPLVAPKVPERVTQADLNRIVDILADFSLYARLEELRQGFLTLPGGHRVGLAGYAVGEGSQIATLRAVTGLNFRRARAFTDIGLSVMEAVGSPYGSWLLAGPPRSGKTTFLRDLIRLWSNRGLRVVVIDERLEIAGGSQSEGFSFDVGLHTDVLEAWPKLAGISVAIRTLGPDVIAVDEIGSVDELAAVSRARQAGVTVLATVHARDWHDLEMRPEWQPFWSAWDAVIGVSPYEAPRVWWTYAGA, from the coding sequence ATGGACCAGCTTCCGTGGCAATGGTTACCCAACCCCTGGCGCCAAGCGCTCATGGACTTACCTCACGAATTACAAACCTCCCTTGAAGAAGTCCGTTTTCGTCTCGGCCGACCGGTCGTGTTATATGGCGGCCATGGCTGGCAGCCTCTGGTGGCGCCAAAGGTGCCGGAACGCGTAACGCAGGCGGACCTGAACCGGATTGTCGATATCCTGGCCGATTTTTCGTTATATGCGCGTCTCGAGGAATTACGGCAAGGCTTTCTGACGTTACCCGGCGGCCATCGGGTCGGTCTGGCCGGCTATGCTGTCGGCGAGGGGAGCCAGATTGCCACGTTACGGGCCGTGACCGGCTTAAACTTCCGTCGCGCCCGCGCCTTTACCGATATCGGATTGTCGGTGATGGAAGCGGTCGGATCCCCGTACGGCTCGTGGCTCTTGGCCGGGCCGCCGCGTTCGGGGAAGACCACGTTCTTGCGGGATTTAATCAGGCTGTGGAGCAACCGCGGACTGCGCGTGGTCGTGATTGACGAACGGCTCGAGATTGCCGGCGGCAGTCAATCCGAGGGGTTTTCGTTCGACGTCGGGCTTCATACTGACGTGCTGGAGGCTTGGCCGAAATTGGCAGGCATCTCGGTGGCGATCCGGACGTTGGGTCCGGATGTGATTGCCGTGGATGAAATCGGGTCGGTTGACGAATTGGCCGCCGTAAGCCGGGCACGGCAGGCGGGGGTGACCGTGTTGGCCACCGTTCATGCACGGGATTGGCATGACTTGGAAATGCGACCGGAATGGCAACCGTTTTGGTCTGCATGGGACGCCGTCATTGGCGTGTCCCCTTACGAAGCGCCGCGGGTGTGGTGGACGTATGCTGGCGCTTAA
- a CDS encoding hypothetical protein (KEGG: toc:Toce_1315 hypothetical protein~SPTR: Putative uncharacterized protein), whose amino-acid sequence MKKPQMIRFAAFVTVLAVLLGYVVYHRTGPAAVSTGHPSSITTNTAEAKLTQLENYFVNFRMQRDRLMSQEIATLESLVKNPAISQSAKSEAAQTMVRDTEELKQEMRIEGLLSGRGFPLAAATVTQNQVVVVVAAQTLTSQDVAKIADTATTVTGLPPEDVVILPKS is encoded by the coding sequence ATGAAAAAGCCTCAGATGATTCGATTTGCCGCATTTGTCACCGTATTGGCGGTACTTTTGGGTTATGTCGTTTATCATCGGACGGGTCCCGCGGCGGTGTCGACGGGTCACCCCTCCTCGATTACGACGAATACCGCCGAAGCCAAACTCACACAGCTGGAAAATTATTTCGTCAACTTCCGTATGCAGCGGGATCGGTTGATGAGCCAAGAAATCGCGACGTTGGAAAGCTTGGTCAAGAACCCCGCGATTTCCCAAAGCGCCAAGTCGGAAGCCGCTCAGACCATGGTGCGCGACACGGAAGAATTAAAGCAAGAGATGCGGATTGAGGGCTTATTGAGCGGACGGGGATTTCCCTTGGCCGCCGCGACGGTGACGCAAAACCAGGTGGTGGTGGTCGTGGCCGCTCAAACGTTGACGTCGCAAGATGTCGCCAAAATTGCCGATACCGCGACGACCGTCACGGGATTGCCGCCGGAAGACGTGGTGATTTTGCCGAAGTCGTGA
- a CDS encoding stage III sporulation protein AE (PFAM: Stage III sporulation protein AE (spore_III_AE)~TIGRFAM: stage III sporulation protein AE~InterPro IPR014194~KEGG: aar:Acear_1748 stage III sporulation protein AE~PFAM: Sporulation stage III, protein AE~SPTR: Stage III sporulation protein AE;~TIGRFAM: Sporulation stage III, protein AE): MLVLGWASAPVYATSVSDLVNQQIQSLNTNGLENQVTALIQGQSPLPIPTLTDIVKALSTHQMPFDPRQLIAAIGRQLAGDLRTESRVLGIIFLLTVLAAMLQRLADAFEGKDASGLVGLSRMIVLSAILLVALRSFSIAVGMVEGVVGNLVHLMESLIPLLLVLLAGSGAIASAGIFHPLMMAVTNLVAVLTKRWVLPLVLFATVTELVSQWLPKYSLKNLGSLFRQVGLTLLGGLMTLFIGVMAVEGAAGAVADGVTLRTGKFLANTFVPVVGKMFSDAMEAVLGSSLLLKNAVTVLGALGIIVLVTFPLIKLFLMMFLYRLGGALSEPLGVSGVGDTLNVMANALGWLIAIAGAVALMFFLVITVVVGTTNGVQL, translated from the coding sequence TTGTTGGTTTTGGGCTGGGCATCGGCCCCCGTGTACGCGACCAGCGTATCCGACCTGGTCAACCAACAAATCCAGTCGCTCAACACGAACGGTCTGGAAAATCAGGTGACCGCACTCATCCAGGGCCAGTCCCCATTGCCGATCCCGACCTTGACCGACATCGTGAAAGCCCTCAGCACTCATCAGATGCCGTTTGATCCCCGCCAACTGATCGCGGCCATAGGGCGCCAATTAGCCGGCGACCTTCGCACCGAGAGCCGGGTACTCGGCATCATCTTTCTTTTGACCGTGTTGGCGGCCATGCTCCAACGACTGGCCGACGCGTTTGAAGGCAAAGATGCCAGCGGGTTGGTGGGCCTATCCCGGATGATTGTCTTGTCGGCCATTTTGTTGGTTGCCCTTCGGTCGTTTAGCATTGCCGTGGGGATGGTTGAAGGGGTGGTGGGGAATTTAGTCCACCTCATGGAGTCGCTGATTCCCTTGTTGTTGGTGTTGTTGGCCGGGAGCGGCGCGATTGCATCCGCCGGGATTTTTCACCCGTTGATGATGGCCGTAACCAATCTGGTGGCGGTGCTGACCAAACGCTGGGTGTTACCGTTGGTTCTTTTTGCGACCGTGACGGAATTGGTGTCGCAATGGTTGCCGAAGTACTCGTTGAAAAATCTAGGCAGTTTGTTTCGTCAAGTGGGGCTAACGCTATTAGGCGGTCTGATGACCCTTTTTATCGGGGTCATGGCCGTCGAAGGGGCTGCCGGCGCGGTCGCCGACGGAGTCACGCTCCGGACCGGTAAATTTTTAGCCAACACGTTTGTGCCGGTGGTCGGCAAAATGTTTTCCGATGCCATGGAAGCGGTGCTGGGGTCGTCGCTCTTGTTGAAAAACGCGGTCACGGTGTTGGGGGCTTTGGGCATCATCGTGTTGGTGACGTTTCCCTTGATTAAGTTATTTCTCATGATGTTTCTCTATCGTCTGGGCGGCGCGTTGTCGGAGCCCTTAGGGGTCAGCGGGGTGGGCGACACGCTGAACGTCATGGCCAATGCCTTAGGGTGGTTAATCGCCATTGCGGGAGCGGTTGCCTTGATGTTCTTTTTGGTGATTACAGTGGTCGTCGGGACCACCAACGGGGTGCAATTATAG
- a CDS encoding protein of unknown function DUF322 (PFAM: Protein of unknown function (DUF322)~COGs: COG1302 conserved hypothetical protein~InterPro IPR005531~KEGG: adg:Adeg_1282 protein of unknown function DUF322~PFAM: Protein of unknown function DUF322~SPTR: Putative uncharacterized protein) yields the protein METETPSVLPVIHLANDVIAGIAALAALEVPGVAALGSRLVEGLGEWLGQASDHRGVRVEVNQRRVSLALNLVVQYGTRIPDVAAKVQERVKSQVEYMTGLVVVQVDIHIQGVAVASLGDTAGKSGEPAR from the coding sequence ATGGAAACGGAGACACCGAGCGTCCTACCCGTAATCCATCTAGCCAATGACGTTATCGCCGGTATTGCCGCCTTGGCGGCCTTAGAAGTGCCGGGTGTAGCGGCGCTGGGGAGCCGGTTGGTCGAGGGTTTGGGGGAGTGGCTCGGCCAGGCTTCCGACCATCGCGGCGTGCGCGTTGAGGTGAATCAACGACGGGTCAGCTTGGCGTTAAATCTCGTGGTACAATATGGCACGCGCATCCCGGACGTCGCCGCCAAAGTTCAAGAGCGCGTCAAATCCCAAGTGGAGTACATGACCGGATTGGTTGTGGTGCAAGTGGATATCCATATCCAAGGGGTGGCAGTGGCCTCTTTGGGGGACACTGCCGGAAAGAGCGGGGAACCGGCCCGGTAA
- a CDS encoding NusB antitermination factor (PFAM: NusB family~TIGRFAM: transcription antitermination factor NusB~COGs: COG0781 Transcription termination factor~HAMAP: N utilization substance protein B-like protein~InterPro IPR011605:IPR006027~KEGG: drm:Dred_1069 NusB antitermination factor~PFAM: NusB/RsmB/TIM44~SPTR: N utilization substance protein B homolog;~TIGRFAM: NusB antitermination factor) — protein MARRHARELALRILFEHDLAHTEWEVLLDRGLAGASPGDADYARTLVRGVADHLPELDRWISDAAIDWRLHRMPTVDRNILRLAAYEIGYEKEIPLSVIINEAVELAQAYSTDDSKRFVNGVLGTIGQKIRPEGDPDRPRE, from the coding sequence GTGGCACGCCGACATGCGCGGGAATTAGCGTTACGCATTTTGTTTGAACATGATTTGGCTCACACCGAGTGGGAGGTCTTATTGGATCGGGGACTGGCCGGCGCGTCGCCGGGCGACGCGGATTACGCCCGGACCTTGGTACGCGGGGTTGCGGATCATTTGCCGGAATTGGACCGTTGGATATCGGACGCGGCGATTGACTGGCGGCTTCATCGGATGCCGACCGTAGACCGGAATATTCTTCGATTGGCCGCATATGAAATCGGCTATGAAAAAGAGATCCCGCTGTCGGTGATTATCAATGAGGCGGTAGAACTCGCCCAAGCCTATAGCACGGATGATTCCAAACGGTTTGTCAATGGCGTCTTAGGCACGATTGGCCAAAAAATTCGTCCGGAAGGAGATCCAGACCGCCCCCGTGAATAA